One Primulina tabacum isolate GXHZ01 chromosome 10, ASM2559414v2, whole genome shotgun sequence DNA segment encodes these proteins:
- the LOC142504889 gene encoding uncharacterized protein LOC142504889 — MEASTNTVFRPPVLDGSNYALWKVKMRVFIKSIEERAWQRVLDGWSPPKIEDADGDTRLKPESTWTIDEVQTSNFNSKALNAIFSSVDTRMFNLITNCVCAKEAWDILQKHCEGSESVRKTRLRMVASKFESLRMEDKESILEYDSRLRQLSNEAHSLGDPMSNERLVNKVLRSLPKKFNVKVCAIEESKDTSTINLDELMSSLRTFEMNLDLQKKDKGKTIALEVSTDSYDEILQISKEVNESDLGEDSISLITKKFGDYLKKMREKKKIGQKSVLPNITTSAKAQKFTPMKGQFRPKTELQIQSNVRNLDSVQCRECSGFGHYANECANRLRRNKGMAVTLSDEESDDDQGSNESEKHTSLSAVIKEKRSMQINPLGVATGVAIPGRNISSNSVCLNSTTLGESSQSENQEVDDDEVTLESVQTMYEELYEDWIKRNKVNAILSKENTELKSQVSRLEVILSKKDLELCKVKEELEEATQILAKLNSSSSKLDSLLMIGKNDKAGLGYTNHQFEIGESSNTERKPTVFVKGSAEISNATYTEKGVSSKRQISTKKSKSRKRHFICHYCLRPGHIKPYCFKLRDDYKRWESEQVLPQVLYNIRRNTANRKPSVKRVWVTKANIQCSVIYTSLKTNIAGIWYFDSGCSRHMTGSKDYLTDYVELRNDNCEVFDNTDTCILTSTRSADNCYQLGEDPVCNHSKVSELNLWHQKLGHANFKTLKNLGKYDAVRGMPNLSSGIPYVCGACQKDLTGKTIEDDIDGLLNISETLPNTDVAPGVVTPETIPALAESNDEPGEYTENDDVVTNEGIDIPSKIQKNHPSSQIIGEAFGGMQTRRKEKVDYRKMMGLELEQFVRNDVWDLVPRPDNVNVIGTKWIFKNKTDESGIVVRNKSRLVAQGYTQIEGIDFDETFAPVARIESVRLLLAIACHMDLKLYQMDVKSAFLNGILNEEAYVSQPKGFEDPNHPNHVYKLKKALYGLKQAPRAWYGRLTEYLLDLGFKRESYRWVRVKIELKGAEVAAQQNVTVGELCLNN, encoded by the exons ATGGAAGCATCAACAAACACTGTTTTTAGACCTCCCGTATTGGATGGATCAAACTATGCATTATGGAAAGTAAAGATGAGGGTTTTTATTAAATCAATTGAAGAAAGAGCTTGGCAGCGTGTACTTGATGGTTGGAGTCCACCAAAGATTGAGGATGCTGATGGAGACACTCGGCTCAAACCTGAAAGTACATGGACAATCGATGAAGTGCAAACGTCAAATTTTAATTCCAAGGCTCTCAATGCTATATTCTCGTCTGTTGACACAAGGATGTTTAATTTAATCACCAATTGTGTTTGTGCCAAAGAAGCTTGGGATATACTTCAGAAACATTGTGAAGGATCCGAGAGTGTGCGTAAAACTAGGCTAAGGATGGTggcatcaaaatttgaaagccTGAGAATGGAGGACAAGGAGTCTATTCTTGAGTATGATAGCCGGTTGAGACAACTTTCTAATGAAGCTCACAGTCTTGGAGATCCCATGTCCAATGAAAGATTGGTGAACAAAGTTTTAAGATCTCTACCTAAGAAATTTAATGTCAAAGTTTGTGCAATTGAAGAATCTAAAGACACTTCAACAATCAACCTGGATGAATTAATGAGTTCCCTCagaacttttgagatgaatcttgatttacaaaagaaggataaagggaagACAATAGCCCTTGAAGTTTCAACCGACTCTTATGATGAAATCCTTCAAATATCTAAAGAAGTGAATGAATCTGATTTAGGTGAAGATTCTATCTCTCTAATTACTAAAAAATTCGGTGATTActtgaagaaaatgagagagaagaagaaaattggacaaaaatctGTGTTGCCCAATATCACCACTTCTGCAAAAGCTCAAAAGTTTACTCCTATGAAAGGACAATTTCGACCAAAAACTGAATTGCAAATCCAatcaaatgtcagaaatttggaCTCAGTACAATGCAGAGAGTGTTCTGGATTTGGACACTATGCCAATGAGTGTGCCAATCGACTTCGGAGAAACAAAGGCATGGCTGTCACTTTGAGTGATGAAGAGTCTGATGATGATCAAGGATCAAATGAATCTGAAAAACACACATCGTTGTCTGCTGTGATCAAGGAGAAGCGTTCAATGCAAATCAATCCTTTGGGTGTTGCCACAGGTGTTGCAATACCTGGTCGCAACATCTCTTCAAATTCAGTGTGTCTTAATTCTACAACCCTTGGTGAATCAAGTCAGTCTGAAAACCAAGAAGTAGATGATGATGAAGTCACTCTGGAAAGTGTGCAGACAATGTATGAAGAATTGTATGAAGACtggatcaaaagaaataaagtGAATGCAATTCTCTCCAAAGAGAACACTGAGCTGAAGTCACAAGTATCACGACTTGAAGTAATCTTAAGTAAGAAAGATCTGGAATTATGCAAAGTCAAGGAAGAGCTTGAAGAAGCAACTCAAATTCTTGCGAAGCTTAATTCAAGTTCATCCAAACTTGATTCACTCTTGATGATTGGAAAGAATGACAAAGCTGGACTTGGTTATACGAATCACCAATTTGAAATAGGAGAGTCTTCCAACACTGAAAGAAAACCAACTGTCTTTGTCAAAGGAAGTGCTGAAATCTCGAATGCTACATACACTGAAAAAGGTGTTTCATCAAAGAGGCAAATATCTACAAAGAAGTCCAAGTCCAGAAAACGCCACTTTATCTGCCACTATTGCCTTAGACCTGGTCATATCAAACCCTATTGTTTTAAACTGAGAGATGACTACAAAAGATGGGAATCTGAACAGGTGTTGCCACAGGTGTTGTACAACATCCGGCGTAACACTGCCAATAGGAAACCATCGGTAAAAAGGGTTTGGGTGACAAAGGCTAATATTCAATGTTCTGTTATTTATACTTcgttaaaaactaacattgcaggaatatggtactttgacagtggcTGTTCACGCCACATGACAGGTTCTAAAGACTATTTGACTGACTATGTTGAACTAAGGAATG acaattgtgaagtttttgataatACTGATACATGTATTTTGACAAGTACAAGGTCGGCTGACAATTGTTATCAACTTGGAGAGGACCCtgtgtgcaatcattcaaaagtaAGTGAACTAAACTTGTGGCATCAAAAATTGGGTCATGCAAACTTCAAGACATTAAAGAACCTTGGTAAGTACGATGCTgtgagaggtatgcctaatTTATCCTCTGGAATTCCTTATGTTTGTGGTGCATGTCAAAAGG ATCTAACGGGAAAAACAATCGAGGACGATATTGATGGGCTACTGAACATAAGTGAGACACTGCCTAACACAGATGTTGCACCCGGTGTTGTAACACCTGAGACAATACCTGCACTGGCAGAATCAAATGATGAACCAGGAGAATAtactgaaaatgatgatgttgtaACCAATGAAGGGATTGATATTCCCAgtaagattcagaaaaatcatccatcatctcagATCATTGGAGAAGCATTTGGAGGAATGCAAACTAGAAGAAAGGAGAAGGTAGATTATCGGAAAATGATGGGTCTA gaacttgaacaatttgttaGGAATGATGTGTGGGATTTGGTTCCCAGACCTGATAATGTGAATGTTATTGGAAccaaatggatttttaaaaacaaaactgatgaatctggGATTGTTGTGAGAAATAAATCTAGGTTAGTTGCTCAAGGGTATACTCAAATTGAaggaattgattttgatgagacaTTTGCCCCTGTTGCCCGGATTGAGTCAGTCCGACTTTTACTTGCTATCGCTTGTCACATGGACctaaaattatatcaaatggatgtgaaaagtgcctTTTTGAACGGCATTTTGAATGAAGAAGCTTATGTAAGCCAACCTAAAGGGTTCGAAGATCCAAACCACCCGAACCATGTCTACAAGTTGAAGAAGGCACTTTAtggacttaaacaagctccacgaGCATGGTATGGTAGGCTTACTGAATATCTGCTTGACTTaggcttcaaacgag AAAGTTACCGTTGGGTGAGAGTAAAAATTGAGTTGAAAGGTGCTGAAGTTGCGGCTCAAcagaatgttaccgttggagagtTGTGCTTAAATAATTAG
- the LOC142505685 gene encoding uncharacterized protein LOC142505685: protein MSSPKLANYPWPSTVNAANFISVKLCLDEDKKKRSAKDYKIWKKQMICLFESQDLLGFVDGQIPAPKESMDEQKLWRRTDLLITGWILGSITGTEVLDAVVGLDSSREVWLELEKLFKSDDNEIQTSSSSSDEEDGTDFHRYLPLHRAILRGDWKEGKEFLDKDEDAITAIINDSSETALHVAVETGKSNDFLRKLLEYPMPNEAMLSKDSTGDTALHTAALAGNKEAAILLVNKKIDLLYITNNNNMLPIHLAARNSQKDTLMYLISVSKKEVQNSPFVGKLGASLLTIAIASEFIDVALYLVQKYPELATLSNDDDHYALQVIAGMKSVFPSGKSFNWWQNWIYSCVPLTSLKNTRITTGPRSDMDQVTKKFDWFNIISFVVPEVKSVKKKKVMHRQTLELVKCLCTALQSLSCSDASPIYESAIVKAARKGIHEVVEVIIEMFPNAIYAEESKTECSIFHIAARERVENVFNLIYHMNERKQYFYDMTDSSGNNFMHICGELAPPHKLNLVSGAALQMQRELQWSKEMENFVNPSRRTWFNNDRKTPQMLFSEKHQELKSQGEKWMKDTATSCTIAAALIATVVFAAAFTVPGGLHGDTGVPIFVRKNLFVLFAISDSVSLFTSTTSLLMFLSILTSRYAEQDFLYLLPKRLCIGLLTLFTSITFMMVAFSAAIYITLKEKSNLFLVPMTVLACLPVTSFALLQFPLLIDVMYCTYGPGIFGKKSDRTLY, encoded by the exons ATGTCTTCCCCAAAATTAGCAAACTATCCATGGCCATCAACTGTTAATGCTGCGAATTTCATATCAGTCAAGCTATGTCTTGACGAagacaaaaagaaaagaagCGCTAAAGATTACAAGATATGGAAAAAACAGATGATCTGTCTGTTCGAGAGCCAAGATTTGCTGGGCTTCGTTGACGGCCAGATCCCGGCTCCTAAAGAATCCATGGATGAGCAGAAACTCTGGAGAAGAACCGACCTGCTTATCACAGGATGGATTCTGGGTTCCATTACTGGGACCGAGGTGCTTGATGCAGTGGTGGGATTGGACAGTTCCAGGGAAGTTTGGTTGGAATTGGAAAAACTTTTCAAATCAGATGATAATGAAATTCAAACGAGCAGTTCTAGTTCGGATGAGGAAGATG GTACGGATTTTCACCGGTACTTGCCATTGCATAGAGCAATATTAAGAGGTGATTGGAAGGAAGGCAAGGAGTTCTTGGACAAAGACGAAGATGCAATCACGGCCATCATCAATGATTCCTCGGAGACAGCTCTGCACGTAGCGGTGGAGACTGGAAAATCAAATGATTTCCTGAGAAAGTTGTTAGAATACCCGATGCCAAATGAAGCGATGCTCTCGAAAGATAGTACGGGGGACACTGCTTTACACACAGCCGCTTTGGCTGGAAACAAGGAAGCTGCGATACTATTGGTGAACAAAAAAATCGACTTGCTATATATTACAAATAACAATAATATGTTACCGATTCATTTAGCAGCGAGGAATAGCCAAAAAGATACGCTTATGTATCTCATATCCGTCTCCAAGAAAGAAGTGCAGAATAGCCCATTTGTGGGAAAGTTGGGGGCTTCGCTGTTGACAATTGCCATAGCTTCTGAGTTTATTG ATGTGGCTTTATATTTGGTGCAGAAATACCCAGAATTAGCTACGTTAAGCAACGACGACGATCATTATGCGTTGCAAGTGATAGCCGGAATGAAATCTGTGTTTCCGAGCGGAAAGAGTTTCAATTGGTGGCAAAATTGGATCTACTCTT GTGTTCCTTTGACATCATTGAAAAATACAAGGATCACAACTGGCCCAAGGTCTGATATGGATCAAGTGACAAAGAAGTTCGATTGGTTCAACATAATTTCTTTTGTGG TTCCTGAAGTGAAGAGCGTCAAGAAAAAGAAAGTAATGCACCGACAGACACTTGAACTCGTCAAATGTTTGTGCACCGCTCTCCAATCTCTGTCTTGCAGTGATGCTTCACCTATCTATGAAAGTGCCATAGTTAAGGCTGCACGGAAAGGCATACACGAGGTTGTGGAGGTGATCATAGAGATGTTTCCGAATGCCATTTATGCTGAAGAATCAAAAACTGAATGTTCCATTTTTCACATAGCAGCAAGAGAACGCGTTGAAAATGTTTTCAATCTCATTTATCATATGAATGAacgaaaacaatatttttacgACATGACGGACTCTTCGGGTAACAACTTTATGCACATATGCGGAGAACTAGCACCTCCTCATAAACTCAATCTAGTTTCTGGTGCAGCTTTACAGATGCAGCGTGAGTTACAATGGTCTAAG GAAATGGAAAATTTTGTCAACCCTTCTCGTAGGACATGGTTTAACAATGACCGCAAGACTCCTCAAATGCTGTTTTCCGAAAAGCACCAAGAGTTAAAATCTCAAGGAGAGAAATGGATGAAAGACACTGCCACCTCATGTACCATTGCCGCTGCATTGATTGCTACAGTCGTATTTGCTGCAGCCTTCACAGTTCCAGGAGGACTTCATGGTGACACCGGAGTACCGATTTTCGTAAGAAAAAATTTATTCGTTTTATTTGCTATCTCAGACTCTGTTTCCTTGTTCACATCCACCACTTCACTGCTCATGTTTCTATCGATCCTGACTTCCCGTTATGCCGAACAAGACTTTCTTTACCTTTTACCTAAGAGATTATGCATCGGCCTGCTTACCCTCTTCACTTCAATCACGTTCATGATGGTCGCCTTCAGTGCAGCTATATATATCACATTGAAGGAGAAATCTAATTTGTTTCTTGTACCAATGACCGTATTGGCTTGTCTTCCAGTCACATCCTTTGCATTATTGCAATTCCCACTTCTCATCGATGTGATGTATTGCACCTATGGACCCGGCATTTTCGGAAAAAAGAGTGATCGAACATTGTATTAA